GCTGTTTCACTAGGACTGTATATTTATAAAGGTCTTTATCCTACTTCAATATTATTCTTTTTTTATACCGTATTGGCTATCATAGGTTATTTACAATGGAAAAAAGATATGCTTGTTTCTAGAGCTATGTCAGGCAATTAATTAATTTTGTACCACATTTCATTATTATCACCTCTTTAAATAAGCGAAAAGAATGCAAAAAAAAGCGGTTATTCTGGCAAATGGAGCCTTTCCTACTCACGAAATTCCTTTAAAGGAGTTAAAAAATTCAAAACATATTGTTTGTTGCGATGGAGCAATTAACAGTTTAGAAGAAGCAAAAATAGAACCTTATGCTATTGTGGGAGATTTAGATTCGCTCGATCCGGATTTAAAATGGAAGTATCGCGATATTATTTACCACTTTTCCAATCAGGATAATAATGATTTAACCAAAGCTGTTAATTGGTGCTTAGAAAATAATTTTAACGAAGTAGTGATTGTTGGAGCAACCGGAAAAAGAGATGATCACATGATTGGGAATATTTTTTTACTGCCTCAGTATGCTAAAAAAATAAGAGTGCGAATGCTTACCAGTTATGGTATTTTTACACCAATACTTCGATCGAAAAATTTTGAGAGTTATACTCGCCAGCAAGTATCAATTTTTTCTCCCAATTGCAATACTCTAATTACAACAGCTAATCTTCGCTATGCCTTAACCAATCAAAAATTAAATATGATGTGGCAGGGAACTTTAAACGAATCGATGGGTGACAGTTTTAGAGTCGAATTTGAAGGTGGACCATTGATTATCTATCAGGAATATTAGTTTTTTACTTCTTAAATTTTAGATTTTTTTTTTAGGTCTTACGATATTTTCAAAAGCTGATTATATTTGCAGCCGAACAAAAACCTAACAAAATCGATGAAAAATCTAAAATTAATGATATTGCTATGTGCTATATTTATTGGAATATCAGCACTTAAAGCACAGAAAAAGGAATTGCCTCTTAAGGTAAAGTTTGGAGGCTATATACACTCTCTATTTACTTACGATTCAAGACAAACTGTATCTGCTCGCGAAGGTCATATTCTTTTATATCCAAAAAATAAAATAATAGATGCTGCGGGTAAAGATATTAACAAAGAGGCGGTTTATAATATGGCTGTTATTCAGTCTAGAGTAAATGCTAAATTAACAGGTCCCGAAATTTTAGGTGCAAAAACATCTGGTTTACTCGAAGCAGAATTTATTGGTAATGGCGAATCGGATGTGAATGGTATGCGTTTGCGTCATGCCTTTATAAATTTAGACTGGGGAAAATCCTCCTTAATTATAGGGCAAACTTGGTCGCCTTTATTTGTTGCAGAGGTTTTTCCGGCAACAGTAGGAGCAAATGCAGGATTACCCTTTAAGCCATTTGCCCGTAATCCGCAGGTAAGATTTACACATAAAACTAAAGAATGGAAATTTGTAGCTGCAATTGCATCCGAAAGAGATTATACAAGTACTGGACCCGATGGCGCAAGCAATAAATACCTGAGAAATGCCGGATTGCCAATTGTACAAGCTCAGGTGCATTATTATGCAGGCAAACATTTGTTGGGAATTAGTGGTGAGTACAAGAATATTCAACCTTCCTTAATGAGTTCTAAAGGATCTGAAGAAACGGGCGATCTGCGCATTTGGAAAAATGATGAAACAATTTCTTCGTGGGCCTTAATGGGATATTTTAAGCTGAATTTTAAGCCTCTTACTTTTAAGGCGCAGACAACCTACGGAACAAATCTTACCGATGTTTTAATGTTAGGAGGATATGCTGTTAAGAAAATAAATACACTAACAAACGAGGCTTCTTATACTGGAATTAAAGTATTGGCAAGCTGGGCCGAGTTATCGTATTCGAAAAATAATTGGCAATGGGCTTTTCTTGCTGGCTATTCAGAAAATATGGGAGCCGATGATCATATTGTTTCTCCCGATTTAATTTATAGCAGGGGAAAGGATATTGGCAAACTATACAGGTTGGCTCC
This genomic interval from uncultured Marinifilum sp. contains the following:
- a CDS encoding thiamine diphosphokinase, producing MQKKAVILANGAFPTHEIPLKELKNSKHIVCCDGAINSLEEAKIEPYAIVGDLDSLDPDLKWKYRDIIYHFSNQDNNDLTKAVNWCLENNFNEVVIVGATGKRDDHMIGNIFLLPQYAKKIRVRMLTSYGIFTPILRSKNFESYTRQQVSIFSPNCNTLITTANLRYALTNQKLNMMWQGTLNESMGDSFRVEFEGGPLIIYQEY
- a CDS encoding DcaP family trimeric outer membrane transporter, with protein sequence MKNLKLMILLCAIFIGISALKAQKKELPLKVKFGGYIHSLFTYDSRQTVSAREGHILLYPKNKIIDAAGKDINKEAVYNMAVIQSRVNAKLTGPEILGAKTSGLLEAEFIGNGESDVNGMRLRHAFINLDWGKSSLIIGQTWSPLFVAEVFPATVGANAGLPFKPFARNPQVRFTHKTKEWKFVAAIASERDYTSTGPDGASNKYLRNAGLPIVQAQVHYYAGKHLLGISGEYKNIQPSLMSSKGSEETGDLRIWKNDETISSWALMGYFKLNFKPLTFKAQTTYGTNLTDVLMLGGYAVKKINTLTNEASYTGIKVLASWAELSYSKNNWQWAFLAGYSENMGADDHIVSPDLIYSRGKDIGKLYRLAPRVCKTYKNLKFEFEAEYTAAAYGRVVEKAKVADAEWVENTRYSLGVYYSF